The proteins below come from a single Asanoa ferruginea genomic window:
- a CDS encoding ABC transporter permease subunit codes for MSTVAWITTRGLLGRRRFLLLLPLPLLMVGIALIPRLSGISPSDWAQPVIVALGFTTLLPIVSLIVGTGVLGAEIDDGTITHILSKPIARWRIVLPKLLVSIAVTGATAAVPFYIVGALADGPRLGLGLVVGAFAGAVLYSAIFVALSLISRRPVLLGLVYVIVWEGLLSNLVSGTRVLSVQQYVLTISDKAASSDLLHPNVSFPVAVVMSIVVTVLFTALAIRRLSSFSVTGETS; via the coding sequence ATGTCCACGGTCGCCTGGATCACCACCCGCGGCCTGCTCGGCCGCCGGCGGTTCCTGCTGCTCCTGCCGCTGCCGCTGCTGATGGTCGGCATCGCGCTCATCCCGCGGCTCTCCGGCATCAGCCCGTCGGACTGGGCCCAGCCGGTGATCGTCGCGCTCGGCTTCACCACCCTGCTGCCGATCGTCTCGTTGATCGTCGGCACCGGCGTGCTCGGCGCTGAGATCGACGACGGCACCATCACCCACATCCTGTCGAAGCCGATCGCGCGCTGGCGGATCGTCCTGCCGAAGCTGCTGGTCTCGATCGCGGTCACCGGTGCCACCGCGGCCGTGCCGTTCTACATCGTCGGCGCGCTGGCCGACGGTCCGCGGCTGGGCCTGGGCCTGGTGGTCGGCGCGTTCGCGGGTGCGGTGCTCTACTCGGCGATCTTCGTCGCGCTGAGCCTGATCTCCCGCCGGCCGGTGCTGCTCGGCCTGGTCTACGTGATCGTCTGGGAGGGGCTGCTGTCCAACCTGGTCAGCGGCACCCGGGTGCTGTCGGTGCAGCAGTATGTGCTGACCATCTCCGACAAGGCCGCGAGCTCCGACCTGCTCCACCCCAACGTCTCGTTCCCGGTCGCGGTGGTGATGAGCATCGTGGTGACCGTCCTGTTCACGGCGCTGGCGATCCGGCGGCTCTCGTCGTTCTCGGTGACCGGCGAAACCAGCTGA
- a CDS encoding ABC transporter ATP-binding protein has protein sequence MRDAVDRPLPEGVEVVTVEIDGVSRWYGNVVAVNDVTMTLGPGVTGLLGPNGAGKTTLLHMMAGFLPASRGTLTVDGEPAWRNPAVYRKLGLVSERESVHAYLTAYEFVLVSAKLHGLPDPAAATARALDLVEMGEFKDRRIGTYSKGMRQRTRVAAALVHEPDVLLLDEPFNGMDPRQRMHMMDLLHRLGAAGRTILFSSHILEEVEQLSGTVQVMVSGRLAASGDFRTIRRLMTNRPHVFAVQSTDDRRLAVALMHQPSVNGVDLGREGLTVRAGDYGSFTRALPRIALKEGIRVRRLLPSDESLESVFSYLVEA, from the coding sequence GTGCGTGACGCTGTTGATCGGCCGCTACCGGAAGGTGTCGAAGTCGTGACTGTCGAGATTGACGGGGTTTCCCGCTGGTACGGCAACGTGGTGGCCGTCAACGACGTCACCATGACGCTCGGCCCCGGCGTGACCGGGCTGCTCGGGCCCAACGGCGCGGGCAAGACCACGCTGCTGCACATGATGGCCGGGTTCCTGCCGGCGTCGCGCGGCACGCTGACCGTCGACGGGGAGCCTGCCTGGCGCAACCCGGCCGTCTACCGCAAGCTCGGCCTGGTCAGCGAGCGCGAGTCGGTGCACGCCTACCTCACGGCCTACGAGTTCGTGCTGGTCAGCGCGAAGCTGCACGGCCTGCCCGACCCGGCCGCCGCGACCGCCCGGGCCCTCGACCTGGTCGAGATGGGCGAGTTCAAGGACCGCCGGATCGGCACCTACTCCAAGGGCATGCGGCAGCGCACCCGGGTCGCCGCGGCGCTCGTGCACGAGCCCGACGTGCTGCTGCTCGACGAGCCGTTCAACGGCATGGACCCGCGGCAGCGGATGCACATGATGGACCTGCTGCACCGGCTCGGCGCCGCCGGCCGGACGATCCTGTTCAGCTCGCACATCCTCGAAGAGGTCGAGCAGCTCTCCGGGACCGTCCAGGTGATGGTCTCCGGCCGGCTCGCGGCGTCCGGTGACTTCCGCACGATCCGCCGGCTGATGACCAACCGGCCGCACGTGTTCGCCGTGCAGTCGACCGACGACCGGCGGCTCGCGGTCGCGCTGATGCACCAGCCCTCGGTCAACGGCGTCGACCTGGGCCGCGAAGGGCTGACCGTGCGCGCCGGCGACTACGGCAGCTTCACCCGGGCGCTGCCCCGGATCGCACTCAAGGAAGGCATCCGGGTCCGCCGGTTGCTGCCCTCCGACGAGTCGCTGGAAAGCGTCTTCTCTTACCTGGTGGAGGCCTGA
- a CDS encoding ABC transporter permease: protein MSSPAGVIHDIGYQRYAGARLGRRDVVLALYTQSLRTVFGLGRSFKAKIFPWFVVGVAAIVAIVVMAIRAQTGEVVIKYADYPQVLGLLMILFVAIAAPELVSRDLHSGVLPLYFSRPLRPGDYALAKLAALVSGVMLVFGGGQLLIFIGAAFSVKGFSNVMNELGDVGLALIYTALYGLVFGSMAVLVASLLKRRAVAAAAIVGTFIVTAPIVAVLATLPSERAHQLAQIVNPVSLVGGVGDWLFEPTSSSEELGIGPFGPLYALVTVLLVALCVTLLIGRYRKVSKS from the coding sequence ATGTCTAGCCCCGCGGGTGTCATTCACGACATTGGATATCAGCGGTACGCCGGTGCGCGGCTCGGCCGCCGCGACGTGGTGCTGGCGCTCTACACGCAGAGCCTGCGCACCGTGTTCGGGCTGGGCCGCAGCTTCAAGGCCAAGATCTTCCCGTGGTTCGTGGTCGGCGTGGCCGCGATCGTGGCGATCGTCGTCATGGCCATCCGGGCCCAGACCGGCGAGGTCGTCATCAAGTACGCCGATTATCCGCAGGTGCTCGGCCTGCTGATGATCCTGTTCGTGGCGATCGCCGCGCCCGAGCTGGTCTCCCGCGACCTGCACAGCGGGGTGCTGCCGCTCTACTTCTCCCGGCCGTTGCGGCCCGGCGACTACGCGCTCGCGAAGCTGGCCGCGCTGGTCAGCGGCGTGATGCTGGTCTTCGGCGGTGGCCAGCTGCTGATCTTCATCGGCGCGGCGTTCTCGGTGAAGGGCTTCAGCAACGTGATGAACGAGCTGGGCGACGTCGGCCTCGCGTTGATCTACACGGCGCTCTACGGGCTCGTCTTCGGCAGCATGGCCGTGCTGGTCGCCTCGCTGCTGAAGCGGCGGGCGGTGGCGGCCGCCGCGATCGTCGGCACGTTCATCGTCACCGCGCCGATCGTGGCGGTGCTCGCCACCCTGCCGTCGGAGCGGGCACACCAGCTGGCCCAGATCGTCAACCCGGTCAGCCTGGTCGGCGGCGTCGGTGACTGGCTCTTCGAGCCGACCAGTTCCTCGGAAGAATTGGGCATCGGCCCGTTCGGCCCGCTCTACGCGCTGGTCACCGTCCTCCTGGTCGCGCTGTGCGTGACGCTGTTGATCGGCCGCTACCGGAAGGTGTCGAAGTCGTGA
- the cysC gene encoding adenylyl-sulfate kinase codes for MPDELLRDAPAYSPRAGELADLELLLTGAYAPLTGFLGRADLTALQRRGRLADGTPWPLPVTLEVPEPLALGLDLDDPALRSIVLTDQEGAPIAAVEVNDTWPSRDGRYGVGGTVRQIGDGRHGPFQRLRRTPAEVRELLPPGRVLGVVADRPLHRPQLAQIAHAARTLAAHLLVLIPVGEAGPGGLSPEVLVRTVFAARDRMPPATLVAVPLVRRGDEIRDALLRAKVAAAYGVTHLLSTGEMLSGGGPRVLVPRELAYDNRDGQWRWRDDIPPRNRRLALRTDEIDDLLDRGFPLPEWHTPPAVAKELARARPPRRQRGLVVFLTGLSGSGKSTVARGVADHLRETGDRTVTLLDGDVVRRELSAGLGFSKEDRDLNIRRIGWVAAEVARHRGMAICCPIAPYAAARRTAREMATLAGAGFVLVHVATPLEVCERRDRKGLYAKARAGLIKGMTGIDDPYEAPLDAELTLDTSELSVDEAVGAVLHHLTETGWVEPKR; via the coding sequence ATGCCCGACGAGTTGCTGCGCGACGCGCCGGCATACAGCCCGCGTGCGGGCGAGCTCGCCGACCTGGAGCTGCTGCTCACCGGCGCCTACGCGCCACTGACCGGTTTCCTCGGCCGCGCCGACCTGACCGCGCTCCAGAGGCGCGGCCGGCTCGCCGACGGGACGCCGTGGCCGCTGCCGGTGACCCTGGAGGTCCCCGAGCCGCTGGCCCTGGGTCTCGATCTCGACGACCCGGCGCTGCGATCGATCGTGCTCACCGACCAGGAGGGCGCCCCGATCGCCGCGGTCGAGGTCAACGACACCTGGCCGAGCCGCGACGGCCGCTACGGCGTCGGCGGCACGGTCCGGCAGATCGGCGACGGCCGGCACGGCCCGTTCCAGCGGCTGCGCCGCACTCCCGCCGAGGTCCGCGAGCTGCTGCCACCGGGCCGGGTGCTCGGCGTGGTCGCCGACCGCCCGCTGCACCGCCCGCAACTGGCGCAGATCGCACACGCGGCGCGTACCCTCGCCGCTCATCTCCTGGTGTTGATCCCGGTCGGCGAGGCCGGCCCCGGCGGCCTGTCACCCGAGGTGCTGGTCCGCACGGTGTTCGCGGCGCGCGACCGGATGCCCCCGGCGACGCTGGTCGCGGTGCCCCTGGTCCGGCGCGGCGACGAGATCCGCGACGCGCTGCTGCGCGCCAAGGTGGCGGCCGCTTACGGGGTGACGCATCTGCTGTCCACCGGCGAGATGCTCTCCGGGGGTGGACCGCGGGTGCTGGTGCCGCGGGAGTTGGCCTACGACAACCGTGACGGTCAGTGGCGGTGGCGCGACGACATCCCGCCACGGAACCGCCGGCTGGCGCTGCGCACCGACGAGATCGACGATCTCCTTGATCGGGGCTTCCCGCTGCCGGAGTGGCACACACCGCCGGCGGTGGCGAAGGAGTTGGCCCGAGCACGGCCACCCCGCCGCCAGCGCGGCCTGGTGGTGTTCCTGACGGGGTTGTCCGGTTCGGGGAAGTCGACGGTCGCGCGCGGGGTGGCTGATCATCTCCGCGAGACCGGCGATCGCACGGTGACGCTGCTCGATGGTGACGTGGTGCGGCGGGAGCTGTCCGCGGGGCTGGGCTTCAGCAAGGAAGATCGCGACCTCAATATCCGCCGGATTGGCTGGGTCGCCGCCGAGGTGGCTCGGCATCGGGGGATGGCGATCTGCTGCCCGATCGCGCCTTACGCCGCTGCGCGGCGCACCGCGCGCGAGATGGCGACGCTGGCGGGGGCGGGGTTCGTGCTGGTCCACGTCGCTACGCCGCTCGAGGTGTGCGAGCGGCGTGATCGCAAGGGGTTGTATGCGAAGGCTCGGGCCGGCCTGATCAAGGGCATGACCGGGATCGACGACCCGTATGAGGCGCCGCTCGACGCGGAGCTGACGCTCGACACGAGCGAGCTGAGCGTCGACGAGGCAGTGGGCGCGGTTCTGCACCACCTGACCGAGACGGGCTGGGTCGAACCCAAGCGCTGA
- the mfd gene encoding transcription-repair coupling factor, with amino-acid sequence MLQGLLAAALGDAGLARARDLARAGFPDADGLDLTAPAALRPFVVAAVAAESDGAGRPVLAVTATSREADDLTAALASLLPEDQIVSYPAWETLPHERLSPRSDTVGRRLAVLRRLAHPGDHPVRVVVAPVRSMLQPQLKRLGDLEPVELRAGEDADLDEVAHRLNDMAYARVDLVTKRGEFAVRGGILDVFPPTDEHPSRVEFWGDQVEEIRTFAVADQRTIDKVDTMFAPPCRELLLTDDVRAKARALSETHPELLEILDKLAEGIPVEGMESLAPALVGADKLELLVHCMPAGTHVLLCDPERIRTRAHDLVRTSEEFLQASWAAAAVGGQAPIDLGAAAFKTLGEVRHAAQELRQPWWSVSPFGLVESAVEAEPQPWEDPVDAVTVTPDTGDAIALSAQPTTLYHGETARVIKDVEQWRSDGWAVALVFEGHGPAQRAVEVLRDAGLGAVLTERIDTPPARGDVLVTCGGLNHGFVDEASKLVVLTGNDVTGGRGATTRDMRKMPSRRRNTIDPLELRNGDFVVHEQHGIGKYVELVQRVVNGASREYLVIEYAASKRGQPGDRLYVPTDQLDQLSRYVGGETPALHKMGGSEWQKAKTRARKAVREIAAQLIQLYAARKASKGHSFGPDTPWQRELEDAFPWTETPDQLSAIDEVKHDMEQAIPMDRLICGDVGYGKTEIAVRAAFKAVQDGKQVAVLVPTTLLAQQHYNTFSERMNQFPVEIRQLSRFQTPKEAEQTLDMAAAGTADIVIGTHRLLQSATRFKNLGMIVVDEEQRFGVEHKERLKSLRTSVDVLTMSATPIPRTLEMAITGIREMSTIATPPEERHPVLTFVGAQDDRQVAATIHRELLRDGQVFYLHNRVESIDRAARRLRELVPEARIAVAHGQMGEDALEKVMVGFWEKEYDVLVCTTIVESGIDIPNANTLIVERADLLGLAQLHQIRGRVGRGRERAYAYFLYPPDKPLTEHAHERLATIAQHTELGAGMYVAMKDLEIRGAGNLLGGEQSGHIEGVGFDLYVRMVGEAVSAFKGEKPEEEFDFKIDLPIDANLPHDYIAVERLRLEMYRKLAEARSTEKLDEIVAELTDRYGEPPEPVRNLVAIARFRLVMRSHGITDVSVQGKHLRFSPMPLPDSKQLRLKRYHPDAVYKSATDQVSVPRPTTRRVGGDPLRDQALLEWCEQLVKDILG; translated from the coding sequence ATGCTTCAAGGTCTGCTTGCCGCGGCCCTGGGTGACGCGGGGTTGGCCCGTGCGCGCGACCTCGCCCGCGCAGGTTTCCCCGACGCTGACGGGCTCGATCTCACCGCGCCCGCCGCCCTGCGTCCCTTCGTCGTTGCCGCCGTCGCTGCCGAGAGTGACGGTGCCGGGCGGCCGGTGCTTGCCGTCACCGCCACCAGCCGTGAAGCCGACGATCTCACCGCGGCGCTGGCCAGCCTGCTGCCCGAAGATCAAATCGTCAGCTACCCCGCCTGGGAGACGCTGCCCCACGAGCGGCTTTCGCCACGTTCCGACACCGTCGGGCGGCGGCTTGCCGTCCTTCGGCGGCTGGCCCACCCCGGTGACCACCCTGTCCGGGTCGTTGTCGCCCCCGTGCGGAGCATGCTTCAGCCGCAGCTCAAGCGGCTTGGCGACCTCGAGCCCGTCGAGTTGCGGGCCGGGGAAGACGCCGATCTCGACGAGGTCGCGCACCGGCTCAACGACATGGCCTACGCCCGCGTCGACCTGGTCACCAAGCGCGGCGAGTTCGCCGTACGCGGCGGGATTCTCGATGTCTTCCCACCCACCGACGAGCATCCGTCGCGGGTCGAGTTCTGGGGCGACCAGGTCGAGGAGATCCGCACCTTCGCCGTCGCCGACCAGCGGACCATCGACAAGGTCGACACGATGTTCGCGCCGCCGTGTCGCGAACTGTTGCTCACCGACGACGTCAGGGCCAAGGCCAGGGCGCTCAGCGAGACGCATCCCGAGCTGTTGGAGATCCTCGACAAGCTGGCCGAGGGCATCCCGGTCGAGGGGATGGAGTCGCTGGCTCCGGCGTTGGTCGGCGCCGACAAGCTCGAGTTGCTGGTGCACTGCATGCCCGCGGGCACCCACGTGCTGCTCTGCGACCCCGAGCGCATCCGCACCCGGGCGCACGACCTCGTGCGCACCAGTGAGGAGTTCCTTCAGGCTTCTTGGGCCGCGGCCGCGGTCGGTGGGCAGGCGCCGATCGACCTCGGTGCCGCCGCCTTCAAGACCCTGGGCGAGGTTCGGCACGCCGCGCAGGAGTTGCGCCAGCCCTGGTGGTCGGTGTCGCCGTTCGGGCTGGTCGAGAGCGCCGTCGAGGCCGAGCCGCAGCCCTGGGAAGACCCGGTCGACGCGGTCACCGTCACTCCCGACACGGGTGACGCGATCGCGCTCAGCGCCCAGCCGACCACGCTCTACCACGGCGAGACGGCCCGGGTGATCAAAGACGTCGAGCAGTGGCGCAGCGACGGCTGGGCGGTCGCCCTGGTCTTCGAGGGGCACGGGCCCGCGCAGCGGGCGGTCGAGGTGCTGCGTGACGCCGGCCTCGGCGCGGTGCTCACCGAGCGCATCGACACGCCACCGGCAAGAGGCGACGTGCTGGTCACCTGCGGCGGGCTCAACCACGGGTTCGTCGACGAGGCGTCCAAGCTGGTCGTGCTGACCGGCAACGACGTGACCGGCGGGCGCGGCGCGACCACCCGTGACATGCGCAAGATGCCCAGCCGGCGGCGCAACACGATCGACCCGCTCGAGTTGCGCAACGGCGACTTCGTCGTGCACGAGCAGCACGGCATCGGCAAATACGTCGAGCTGGTGCAGCGGGTGGTCAACGGCGCGAGCCGGGAATACCTGGTCATCGAATACGCCGCCTCCAAGCGCGGCCAGCCCGGCGACCGGCTCTACGTGCCGACCGACCAGCTCGACCAGTTGTCCCGCTACGTCGGTGGCGAGACGCCGGCCCTGCACAAGATGGGCGGTTCCGAGTGGCAGAAGGCCAAGACCCGCGCGCGCAAGGCCGTCCGCGAGATCGCCGCCCAATTGATCCAGTTGTACGCCGCCCGCAAGGCGTCCAAGGGCCACTCCTTCGGCCCTGACACGCCCTGGCAGCGCGAGCTCGAAGACGCGTTCCCGTGGACCGAGACGCCCGACCAGCTCTCGGCGATCGACGAGGTCAAGCACGACATGGAACAGGCGATCCCGATGGACCGGCTGATCTGTGGCGACGTGGGCTACGGCAAGACCGAGATCGCCGTCCGCGCCGCGTTCAAGGCCGTGCAAGACGGCAAGCAGGTCGCGGTGCTGGTGCCGACCACGCTGCTCGCGCAGCAGCACTACAACACGTTCTCCGAGCGGATGAACCAGTTCCCGGTGGAGATCCGGCAGCTGTCCCGGTTCCAGACGCCGAAGGAGGCCGAGCAGACGCTCGACATGGCCGCCGCCGGCACGGCCGACATCGTGATCGGCACGCACCGGCTGCTCCAGTCGGCGACCCGGTTCAAGAACCTCGGCATGATCGTGGTCGACGAGGAGCAGCGCTTCGGTGTCGAGCACAAGGAGCGGCTCAAGTCGCTGCGCACCTCGGTCGATGTGCTGACGATGTCGGCGACGCCGATTCCTCGTACCCTCGAAATGGCCATCACCGGAATCCGCGAGATGTCGACGATCGCGACCCCGCCCGAAGAGCGGCATCCGGTGTTGACCTTCGTCGGCGCGCAAGACGACCGGCAGGTCGCCGCGACCATCCACCGCGAGCTGCTTCGCGACGGCCAGGTCTTCTACCTGCACAACCGGGTCGAGTCGATCGACCGGGCGGCGCGCCGGCTGCGTGAGCTGGTGCCCGAGGCACGGATCGCGGTCGCACACGGCCAGATGGGCGAAGACGCCCTCGAGAAGGTCATGGTCGGCTTCTGGGAGAAGGAATACGACGTTCTGGTCTGCACCACGATCGTCGAGTCCGGCATCGACATCCCCAACGCCAACACGCTGATCGTCGAGCGGGCCGACCTGCTCGGGCTGGCACAGCTCCACCAGATCCGTGGCCGGGTGGGCCGGGGCCGGGAGCGGGCCTACGCCTACTTCCTCTACCCGCCCGACAAGCCGCTGACCGAGCACGCGCACGAGCGGCTGGCGACCATCGCCCAGCACACCGAGCTCGGCGCCGGCATGTATGTCGCGATGAAGGACCTGGAGATCCGCGGCGCCGGCAACCTGCTCGGCGGCGAGCAGTCCGGCCACATCGAGGGGGTCGGTTTCGACCTCTACGTGCGGATGGTCGGCGAGGCCGTGTCGGCGTTCAAGGGCGAGAAGCCCGAGGAGGAGTTCGACTTCAAGATCGACCTCCCGATCGACGCCAACCTGCCACACGACTACATCGCGGTCGAGCGGCTGCGCCTGGAGATGTACCGCAAGCTGGCCGAGGCCCGCTCCACCGAGAAGCTCGACGAGATCGTCGCCGAGCTGACCGACCGCTACGGCGAGCCGCCGGAGCCGGTCCGCAACCTGGTGGCGATCGCCCGGTTCCGGCTGGTGATGCGCTCCCACGGGATCACCGACGTCTCGGTGCAGGGCAAACACCTGCGGTTCTCGCCGATGCCGCTGCCCGATTCCAAGCAGTTGCGGCTCAAGCGCTACCACCCGGACGCGGTCTACAAGTCGGCGACCGACCAGGTCAGCGTGCCCCGGCCGACCACCCGCCGGGTCGGCGGCGATCCACTGCGCGACCAGGCCCTGCTGGAGTGGTGCGAGCAGTTGGTGAAGGACATCCTCGGGTAA
- a CDS encoding DUF6082 family protein: MSEPMIGERAFSRARRLLSWTILLLAGVSVALLAGLAASGMIAGTAPDETWAVRANVGETFGVLNAIFSGLALAAVVVTFWMQFTELRSQRAELALQRDSLIQTKAELHRSAEADLRHLHFDLVQLSIADPELAQVWPQVVGSPARHRQYQYANLIIQHSWLQLKISDYTEAELQSMLRYLFSSPIIREYWTTTKEFRQRILVTDSFEHRMTAVADEVCSEYEHLLRTHRPDPATPAWNGTAEVAEAA, translated from the coding sequence ATGAGCGAACCAATGATCGGCGAAAGGGCGTTCAGTCGGGCACGGCGACTACTGTCGTGGACCATTCTTCTCCTCGCCGGTGTCTCCGTCGCGCTTCTTGCCGGCCTCGCCGCCTCCGGGATGATCGCCGGCACGGCCCCTGATGAGACGTGGGCGGTCCGGGCGAATGTCGGTGAGACGTTCGGAGTTCTCAATGCCATCTTCTCTGGGCTGGCGCTCGCGGCCGTGGTCGTGACCTTCTGGATGCAATTCACTGAACTACGGTCACAACGGGCTGAACTCGCCCTCCAGCGCGATTCATTGATCCAGACCAAGGCCGAACTACACCGAAGCGCCGAGGCAGACCTGCGCCACCTACATTTCGATCTCGTGCAATTGTCGATCGCCGATCCCGAACTTGCCCAGGTCTGGCCGCAGGTGGTTGGCTCTCCAGCGCGACACCGGCAGTATCAGTATGCGAACTTGATAATTCAGCACAGCTGGCTTCAGCTGAAGATCAGTGACTACACCGAAGCCGAGCTTCAAAGCATGCTGCGTTACCTTTTTTCGAGCCCGATCATCAGGGAATACTGGACCACAACCAAGGAGTTCCGGCAGCGGATCTTGGTGACAGACTCTTTCGAACACCGCATGACAGCGGTGGCCGACGAGGTCTGCTCGGAGTATGAGCACCTGCTGCGGACGCATCGTCCCGACCCGGCCACGCCCGCCTGGAACGGGACCGCAGAGGTCGCCGAAGCGGCCTAG
- a CDS encoding ABC transporter ATP-binding protein, protein MTLIATESLTKTYGGRVTALSDLTVSVEPGIIGLVGANGAGKSTLIKILLGLLPPTSGRVQVLGLDPTVDPMGVRARVGYMPEHDSLPPDLSAAELVTHLGRISGLPKTSARERASEALRHVGLYEERYRQVGGYSTGMKQRVKLAQALVHDPDLLLLDEPTNGLDPAGRDAMLALVQRIGTEFGISVVVCSHLLGEVERICDHLIAIDGGKLLRSDNVSAMTTSTDVLVVEVSEGGDELERRLLEMRLPVTKDGHALLVPLEDDQTYDRILTAVADLDLPLHRLDQRRHRVAELFADREAAHV, encoded by the coding sequence GTGACACTCATCGCGACCGAGTCGCTCACCAAGACGTACGGCGGCCGGGTAACCGCGCTGTCCGACCTTACGGTCAGCGTCGAGCCGGGGATCATCGGGCTGGTCGGCGCCAACGGCGCGGGCAAGTCGACGCTGATCAAGATCCTGCTCGGGCTGCTGCCACCCACTTCGGGGCGGGTCCAGGTGCTGGGGCTGGATCCGACCGTCGACCCGATGGGCGTCCGGGCCCGGGTCGGCTACATGCCCGAGCACGACAGCCTCCCACCCGATCTCAGCGCCGCCGAGCTGGTGACGCACCTCGGTCGCATCAGCGGGCTGCCGAAGACCAGTGCCCGGGAGCGCGCGTCCGAGGCGCTCCGCCACGTGGGCCTCTACGAGGAGCGCTACCGGCAGGTCGGCGGTTACTCGACCGGCATGAAGCAGCGGGTCAAGCTGGCGCAGGCGCTCGTACACGATCCAGATCTGTTGCTTCTCGACGAGCCGACCAACGGTCTCGATCCGGCCGGCCGCGACGCGATGCTCGCCCTGGTCCAGCGGATCGGCACCGAGTTCGGCATCTCGGTCGTGGTCTGCTCGCACCTGCTCGGCGAGGTCGAGCGGATCTGCGACCACCTGATCGCGATCGACGGCGGCAAGCTGCTGCGTTCCGACAACGTGTCCGCGATGACCACCTCGACCGACGTGCTCGTGGTCGAGGTCAGCGAGGGCGGCGACGAGTTGGAGCGGCGGCTGCTGGAGATGCGGCTGCCGGTGACCAAGGACGGGCACGCGCTGCTCGTACCCCTGGAAGATGATCAGACCTATGACCGGATCCTGACCGCGGTGGCCGATCTCGACCTGCCGCTGCATCGTCTCGACCAGCGCCGCCACCGGGTGGCTGAGCTCTTCGCCGACCGGGAGGCCGCGCATGTCTAG